A region from the Takifugu rubripes chromosome 22, fTakRub1.2, whole genome shotgun sequence genome encodes:
- the blvra gene encoding biliverdin reductase A: MFGAVVVGVGTAGSVRIQDMLAPMAGSPAEKVAVKGFVSRRKLDQQQEVSQISVEEAVQREDIHVAFICTENLSHEDNIRAFLQAGKHVCVEYPMALSYRAAMELWDLAQKKGLILHEEHIELLSEDFKALKREVKGKVLQEGTLHFTGGPLKLNFGFPAFSGIARLTWLVELFGNLSVTGATLEADPDKNYFKMTAKLKTSSDRTLTWIEERGPAFPRAKNINFQFDSCTLTRIPAAPRGTVGLFMQDLVQFSAKLLGQVSPEEIQKEKLRVLHCLELAERIQELCQS, translated from the exons ATGTTTGGAGCTGTAGTTGTTGGTGTTGGCACAGCCGGTTCAGTGAGAATCCAGGACATGTTGGCTCCAATGGCTGGCAGCCCTGCAGAGAAAGTGGCCGTCAAAGGATTCGTATCCAG gagaaaattggaccaacaacaggaagtgagtcagaTTTCAGTTGAAGAAGCTGTGCAGAGAGAAGATATTCATGTGGCTTTCATCTGTACAGAGAACCTTTCACATGAGGATAATATCAG AGCTTTTCTGCAGGCAGGGAAACATGTCTGTGTGGAGTACCCCATGGCCCTGAGCTACAGGGCTGCAATGGAGCTCTGGGATTTAGCCCAAAAAAAAG GCCTGATTCTCCACGAGGAGCATATTGAGCTGCTCTCAGAAGATTTTAAGGCACTAAAGAGGGAGGTGAAGGGTAAAGTCCTTCAGGAAGGAACCCTGCATTTCACAG GTGGACCTCTGAAGCTCAACTTTGGTTTCCCAGCATTCAGTGGCATCGCTCGCCTCACGTGGTTGGTTGAGTTGTTTGGAAATCTTTCTgtgacaggagcaaccctggaGGCAGACCCTGATAAAAACTACTTTAAGATGACTGCAAAGCTGAAAACCTCTtctgacag AACTCTCACATGGATCGAGGAACGAGGACCGGCTTTTCCCCGGGCCAAAAACATCAACTTTCAATTTGACTCGTGCACTCTGACCCGTATCCCAGCAGCACCTAGAGGGACAGTTGGGCTCTTCATGCAGGATTTGGTGCAGTTCTCTGCCAAGCTGCTGGGACAAGTGAGTCCAGAAGAAATCCAGAAGGAGAAACTCCGGGTCCTCCACTGTCTGGAGCTAGCAGAGAGAATACAAGAACTTTGCCAAAGTTAA
- the coa1 gene encoding cytochrome c oxidase assembly factor 1 homolog, with protein MRIPTSKLQHLAIFTTVLTGGGIGTMYYLMQKQFSKADFYKLALQKLEACPVAMEWLGCPPLKVHNIHLNDRTNRIDGQTAQLKIPVSGSKTGGYLYMSSVRDPDANAWRLKQAVLKIREGATINLLDPPAAVAQVQETDAQKELDKGYWS; from the exons ATGAGGATTCCCACTAGTAAACTACAGCATCTCGCCATTTTCACCACCGTTTTGACTGGCGGAGGGATCGGCACCATGTATTATCTCATGCAGA AACAGTTTTCTAAAGCAGATTTCTACAAACTGGCACTGCAGAAATTGGAAGCATGTCCTGTTGCAATGGAATGGTTGGGATGTCCACCTCTTAAAGTCCATAACATTCATCTGAATGACAGGACCAACCGCATAGATGGACAAACAGCACAG CTAAAGATCCCCGTGAGTGGGTCAAAAACTGGAGGTTATCTGTATATGTCTTCAGTTAGAGACCCCGATGCCAATGC ATGGCGACTAAAACAGGCAGTTCTGAAGATCCGAGAAGGAGCGACCATCAACCTGCTGgatcctccagcagctgttgcACAAGTCCAGGAGACAGATGCCCAAAAGGAGCTGGACAAAGGCTACTGGTCCTGA